A portion of the Musa acuminata AAA Group cultivar baxijiao chromosome BXJ1-1, Cavendish_Baxijiao_AAA, whole genome shotgun sequence genome contains these proteins:
- the LOC103990121 gene encoding heavy metal-associated isoprenylated plant protein 37, which translates to MNKSEEFKLLKIQTVILKVHIHCDGCKRQVKKLLQRIEGVYTVSIDAEHQKVTVSGDVDSNALIKKLARSGKHAEVWPQKTNNQSSKPNQQQQQGKDGNKNNKGQGQGGQANQALIQGLREFKNQHNRMEPLSSDDEEFDDDFDEEEDDELGFLGEKMKQLNISKQANNAVTAATAAGAKKNGGNNNIGGGKKVGGNPNQAIGLKGPNGSEPKGSYTASDNKMVNGAPLCGGNQSAVAGPPPPGLGGSHGLGLHQAQQQPGATFPAGFPANGNGGFGVSHQQSPLMMNLQGQGYQNQTPSTMMNLRGINHSSSNNMLMNESRYMQPQVMYNRSPQIPPYTAYYYPCPYYQSPYVSHHHSDTGLSDENTSSCVVM; encoded by the coding sequence GGGTTTACACTGTCAGCATAGATGCAGAGCATCAGAAGGTCACGGTCTCAGGGGATGTGGACTCCAATGCCCTGATCAAGAAGCTGGCAAGATCAGGGAAGCACGCGGAGGTGTGGCCTCAGAAGACCAACAACCAAAGCAGCAAGCCCAACCAGCAACAACAACAAGGGAAAGATGGGAACAAGAACAACAAAGGCCAAGGCCAGGGTGGCCAAGCCAACCAAGCCCTCATACAAGGTCTTAGAGAATTCAAGAACCAGCACAACCGCATGGAGCCCTTGAGTTCGGATGACGAAGAAttcgatgatgattttgatgaggaagaagatgatgagcTTGGGTTTCTTGGTGAAAAGATGAAGCAACTTAACATATCAAAACAGGCAAACAATGCGGTGACCGCAGCAACAGCAGCTGGTGCCAAGAAAAATGGCGGCAACAACAACATCGGAGGAGGGAAGAAGGTCGGAGGAAATCCTAATCAAGCCATTGGCTTGAAAGGTCCAAATGGGTCAGAACCCAAAGGCTCGTATACTGCATCTGACAACAAGATGGTCAATGGTGCTCCCTTGTGTGGTGGTAATCAAAGTGCAGTTGCAGGCCCCCCACCACCAGGACTCGGTGGGAGTCATGGCTTGGGATTACATCAAGCTCAGCAACAGCCAGGGGCTACCTTCCCTGCAGGTTTCCCCGCAAATGGTAATGGTGGGTTTGGGGTGAGCCACCAGCAATCACCTCTGATGATGAACCTACAGGGACAGGGGTATCAGAACCAGACCCCATCCACGATGATGAACTTGAGGGGGATCAaccacagcagcagcaacaacatgcTGATGAATGAGAGCAGGTACATGCAGCCCCAAGTGATGTACAATAGGTCACCTCAAATCCCTCCCTACACTGCCTACTACTATCCCTGCCCCTACTACCAGAGTCCCTATGTGAGCCACCACCACTCGGACACTGGTCTCAGCGATGAGAACACAAGTAGCTGCGTGGTAATGTAA